CAAGGGAGGCTAGCAAGTCGAACACCAACATCATAGGCCAAGGGAAGTGCTACCCTGGGCTTGACAGTCTCGACTCGATTTCGTGCGATTGACGGCCTGATACCCCCGTGCTATACTCCGCACGATCTGACAGCCGAAAGTAGAAGCCATCCGCTTCTCACCCGGGCGCTCGAGAGACACCGTGATGCGACCCGGGTCGCTGTGGCAGCGGCGCGAATGTGGGGATGGCACCTGCCGTCCCCTTTGTGTTTTGCGGGCCGCAGGCCGATATCAAGCACGGAGGGTCAAGGAGGGCGAGAGAGCATCGAACGCGAGACGCGGATCAACGACCGGATAAGAGTCCGAGAGGTGCGATTGATCGGCCCTGGCGGCGAGCAGCTGGGGATCGTTTCCACACGCGAGGCGCTCATGCGCGCTCAGGAGCACACTCTGGACCTCGTGGAGGTCGCCCCCACGGCGTCCCCGCCCGTGTGCAAGATAATGGACTACGGGCGGTACAAGTACGAGCAGAGCAAGCGTGACCGGGACGCCCACCGGAAGTCGCGCGGCGGCGATCTCAAGGGCATGCGGATGAGCCCGAAGATAGGCGAGCACGATTTCCAGGTCAAGATCCGCCGGGTGACCGAGTTCCTCAAGGACGGCGACAAGGTCCGGGTCGCGATGTGGTTCCGCGGGCGCGAGATGGCCCACCCCAAGGTGGGGGAAGCGTTGCTGCAACGTTTGGCCCTGGCGGTGGCTGAGGTCGGGGTGGTCGAGAGCATGCCCAAGCTGGAAGGCAGGAACATGATAATGCTCCTCGCCCCCCGAAAGGGGTAGGAGACGGGAGAGGGAGCGGTGGCAAAGACAAAGCGACACCAGGGCGCCACGAAGCGCATTGGAACGACTGGTTCAGGTCGTCTGACGCGGGGACGCCAGCACGGCGGCCATCTCAAGGTCAAGAAGAGCCCCAAGCGCAGGCGCTCTCTGCGCGCGGAGGTTTCGGTACACGCCAGCGATGAAAAGCGGTTGCGGCGGTTGCTCCCCGGCCAATAACGCGTTGGGGGCACGCCGGGCAGTTCTCTAGCGGAAGGTGGGTTGGTCATGGCACGCATCAAGCGCGGCGTCACGGCACGTCGCCGCCACAAGAAGATCCTACGACTGGCTCGGGGGTACCGGGGCGGTCAGAGCCGATGGTACCGCCTGGCCAAACAGTATGTAACCCGCGCCCTGGCGCAGGCATTCACGGCCCGGCGCCTCCGCAAGCGGCAGTTCCGGCGGTTGTGGGTCACGCGCATCAACGCCGCCGCGCGCGGGAGCGGCGTTCCGTACAGCCGGTTGATCAGCGGCCTGCGCAAGGCGGGCGTGAGCGTGAACCGCAAGGTCCTGGCCGACCTGGCCGTGAAAGATCGAGCGGCCTTTGACGCGCTGGTCGCGCGCGCCAAGGTTCACCTGGAGTCCTAGCCGCCGGTTGCAGGTCGCCGGCGGCTCTGCGCAGTGCCAGGGATGGGCGTGGCGAGGACGCCGACTCCGCAAATGGTTCGCCAGTTAGCGCTGGTTCGGCAGTCCTGGTCAGGACGGCTGACCCTGAGCCCATCCCAGACCATCATCGTCGGCTTCATAACGATCATTCTGGCCGGAGCGATGCTGCTCAGCCTGCCGGCCGCCTCCGAGTCGGGTCGGCCCACGCCCTTTCTCACCGCGCTGTTCACGGCCACGTCGGCGACGTGCGTCACCGGCCTGACGGTCGTGGACACCGCGGATCACTATTCGTTCTTTGGCGAGCTGGTGATCCTGGTGCTGATACAGCTCGGGGGATTCGGGTACATGACCTCGTGGGCGCTTCTTGCCCTTGTCCTTGGGTGGCGAATCGGGCTTCGGGAGCGGATCATCCTCACCGAGGCCCACAACCTGTATGACCTCGGGGGCGTGGTGCGGTTCACGCGGCGCCTCATTCTGATGGCCCTGATCGTCGAAGCATCCGGAGCCGCGATCCTGACCTTGCGCTGGATGGGGGAGGAGCCGTTTGGACGCGCGCTGTATCTGGGCGTGTTCCACAGCATTTCGGCGTTCAACAACGCCGGGTTTGACCTGATGGGTGGCTTCAGGAGCCTGACCGCATACGCCGGCGACCCGGTGGTTTCGCTGATCATCGCCGGGCTCATCATCCTCGGCGGCCTCGGGTTCTCGGTGCTGTTCGACCTGCGCTCGCGGCGCCTGACGCTTCACTCGAAGACCGTGCTGTTGGCCACTGGAATGCTGATAGGCATCGGGACGGCGTTGATCGCGCTGTTTGAGTTTGCGAACCCCAAGACGCTGGGAGCCCTGCCGGTTCCCGAGCGGCTGCTCGCGGCCCTCTTCCACGCGGTGACGCCCAGGACCGGGGGCTTTTCCACCATTGAGGTTAGATCTCTGGCCGAGCCGACGCTAGTGTTCGTTGCCTCGCTCATGTTCATCGGCGCCTCCCCCGGCGGTACGGGCGGGGGCATCAAGACGACAACGTTTATGGCGCCTCTGGCGGTGATCCTGAGCAGCATCCGGGGAACCGGGGAGCCGGTGCTGTTCGGACGCCGGATAATGGTCCAGAATGTCAACAAGGCCCTGACCATAGCCTTTGTGTCGCTGGCCTTCGTGTTCGCAATGTCGGTCATGCTTGCCGCAGTTGAGCGGGTGGAGTTTCTTCCGGCGCTGTTCGAGATCACATCGGGTTTCGGAACCGTGGGGCTGAGCACCGGGTTGACGCCGCACCTCTCGCCGTGGGGTAGGGTTATCGTGATGCTGACCGTGTTCAGCGGCCGCGTCGGGTTGCTGACAGTCGCGTTTGGGCTGACCCGGCGGCACCGGCCGGCCAGGGTGCGCCATCCCGAGGAGAGGCTGTACATTGGATAGCGGCGCGAGCCCGGCGCCACGGGCGGATCATCCGGGCGGGTGGAGACTACGATGAGCGAATTCGCGGTGATTGGGATCGGGCGGTTCGGCCGGAGCGTAGCGGCGACGCTGCACCAGCTCGGACACAGGGTGCTCGCGATAGACCAGAGCGAGGACTCGCTCCGGCACGTGGCCGATGACGTGACGCATGCGGTGCAGTTGGATTCAACGGACGCCGAGGCGCTCCGGGGCGTTGGGATTGCAAACATGGACGCGGTGGTCGTGGCCATCGGCGCAGCCATGCAGGAGAGCATCCTGACCACGCTGATCCTGAAGGAACTCGGTTGCAAGAAGATCGTGGCAAAGGCCTCCAACGACCTGCAGGGCAAAGTGCTCGAGCGCATAGGCGCGGACGTGGTCGTCCACCCTGAGCGCGACATGGGAGTGCGCATCGCCCACACTCTCTCGGCACCGGGGGTACTGGACTACCTTGAGATCTCTCCCACGTTCTCAATCGAGGAGCTCAGCGTACCCGACCGTTTGGTCGGCCAGACGCTTGGGCGGATGGATCTCAAGGCCCGTTTCGGCGTAAGCGTGCTGTTGATACGCCGGGACAGCCAGCTGCTGATCTCCCCCGACCCGGAGACCGTTCTTCAGACCGGGGACGTGCTGGTCGTGGTAGGGGAGAACCGGCAGCTCAACAGGCTGGAGACCTCGCTCTAGCCAGCTGGCGACGTGATAACCTCCACGCGCCACCCCCTGGTACAGGCGATGCGGAGGGCGGGTGAGCATCCGCGCCGCGACCCAGAGCAGCGGATCGTGCTGGATGGGCCGCGCCTGGTCCAGGAAGCCCTCGATGCCGGCATCTTCATTGAGGCGGTCCTGATCGCCGGCGATGAGGCAGACCCCGCCGGCTCGCCGCTGAGCGCGCGCCTCAGGGACGCCGGCGCTCGCGTCTGCCAGGCCACCCTGCGCGTCGTGCAGGCCGCCAGCCGCGTGGCGACATCCCAGGGGGTCGTGGCACTGGCCCGGCGTCCATCCCCGCCGGACGCCTCGATTCTGGACTCGTCCGGGCTCCTGCTGCTCGTGGCCGACGGTATCCAGGATCCCGGAAACCTCGGCACCATGGTACGAACCGCGGCCGCCTCCGGCGCTTCCGCGGTCGCGGTGACCGAGGGCACCGCTGATCCGTTCCAGCCCAAGGTGATACGCGCCACCATGGGAGCGGCTTTCAGGATACCCGTGCTTGGACTCGACGGTCCCGCGCTGCGGGCAGCGCTCGTCGCACACGGTGTCCGCGTGATCGTGGCCGACGCTCGAGGAGACCTGGACTACGCGACTGCGCCCGTTGATCCACCCCTGGCGATCGTCGTTGGGAACGAGTCCGCCGGGCCTGATGCCGCGTGGTTCGATGTTGGGACGCGCGTCCGCATCCCGCTGCTGGGGCAGGTCGAGTCGCTCAACGCCGCGGTGGCGGCCGGCGTGCTCCTGTACGAGGTCGTGCGCAGGCGCGGGGTCTCGTCGGCGAGTCCGTGATCGGACTCTCGCGTGCTTGTCAGTCGCTTTTCGCCTGTGCTATACTCACGGCAATCGCGCGGCAGTGGCTGGAACCCTGATCTGGCGCGGGTTTCAGGATCGTTTCTCCGGGCCTATCGCCAGGCAGGCCGCAGGCGATGAAGGAGAGGAGTACCGCAGGGTCGGCTCGATCACCCGTGCGGCCCAGAGTCGCACGGGGATAGGGAGGGGGGCCCTGGACTGCAAGCCCCTTCGAGCACGTGCCGTCGGGAAGTTCGCTCCTGAGCCGCCGGGTTGAAAGCGCAACGGCGTCACTAGACCCGGCCGGAGACCCGCCGTTATCCGGGCAAGAGGGACCGGGCCGCCACGCGCGCCCGGCCGATGAGGGTGGTATCGCGGAAGCGAGGCGCTTTCGCCCCTGGAGGCGGAGGCGCCTTGGCATTCCACAGGAGGGGCCGCATGCCTGATGATGTTGACCGGCTCGTGACCCGGACGATCAAGGCGCTCGGAGGGGTGACCGACCCCGACGCGCTGGAGGCCATGCGCCACCGCGTGTTGGGACGCCGGGGCGAGATCGCCGCGCTCCTGAAGGGCCTCCCTGCCCTGAGCGGACCCGAGCGCGCGTCACGCGGCGCGCGCCTCAACAGCGCGCGGGAGACGTTGCTGTTGGCGTTCGATGCTCGCGCGGCCGAGCTCGCCACCACACGGGAGACAGAACGCTTGGCAGCAGAGCGGATTGACGTATCGCTGCCCGGCCGGCGCGGGCCGCTTGGCCGCCGGCACGTGCTGCGGCGCACGCTCGATGAGGTCGAGCGGATCTTCGTCGGGCTCGGGTTCGAGGTGGTCGAGGGAACAGAAGTAGAAACCGATGAGTTCAACTTCGGGCGGCTCAACATGCCGCGCGACCACCCGGCCCGCGACACCCAGGATACCTTCTATCTCGGCGACGAGCTGTTGCTGCGCACGCACGCCACGGTCGTGGACGCGAGGGTGATGGCAGGACGGACCCCGCCGCTGCGCATCGTCACCAGCGGAAGGTGCTATCGCCGGGACCCGGTGGACGCTACCCACATGCCGGTGTTCCATCAGGTGGACGGGTTCATGGTCGGTGAGAACATCACGTTTGCGAACGTGAAGGGCGTACTGGCCACGTTTGCGCGCGAGATGTTCGGGCCCCAGACCAGGACGCGCTTCCAGCCGAGCTACTTCCCCTTCACCGAACCCAGCGCCGAACTGGCGGTGTCGTTCGAGGGACGGTGGCTGGAGCTGGGTGGGTTTGGCATGTTCCACCCCAGGGTGCTGGAGATGGCCGGGATTGATCCAGAGAGGTACACGGCCTTTGCATTCGGCCTAGGGGTTGATCGGCCGGCCATGGTGCGCTACGGGATCCCCGACATCCGCCTGCTGTGGGAGAACGATCTCAGATTGCTGGAGCAGTTCTAGATGCGCGCCCCGCTGTCGTGGCTGAGAGAGTACGTTGAGTTGCCCGAGCCCGCCGAGGCACTGGCCGAGGTCCTGCCCATGCTGGGCATCGGCGTAGAGGGAGTCGAGCGCACCGGCGTAGACCAGGTGCTGGATCTCGAGATTGCCTCCAACCGGCCGGACCTGCTGAGCATGATCGGCATTGCCCGCGAGCTGGCGGCGTGGCGCGGCTGCGATGTCCGTCTGCCGGCAGACGATCTCAACGAGGTTGACCCGCCCGCCTCCTCCGTGGCGGCGGTGGAGATCGCGGACGCGTCGCTGTGCCCGCGCTATGTGGCCCACGTGATCACGGGTGTCACGATTGGTGCCTCGCCGCCTGCCATCGCTGCCAGGCTGGAGGCGGCCGGGATCCGGCCCGTGAACGCGGTGGTGGACGCCACGAACTACGTGATGCTGGAGTGGGGACAACCCCTGCACGCGTTTGACCTCGACGCCCTGCGCGGACGCCGCATCATCGTGCGACCGGCCGCTGCCGGCGAGTATCTCGTCACGCTGGACGGAGTGGGACGCACCCTCGATCCCGCGATGCTCGTGATCGCGGACGCCAGCCGCCCCGTGGCCCTGGCCGGCATCATGGGCGGCGCCGAGACTGAGATCGGGCCTGCGACCCGCACCGTGCTGCTGGAAGCAGCGTCGTTTGCGCCCTCCAGCGTGCGCCGCACGAGCCGTCGCATTGGCCTACGCACCGAGGCCAGCGCACGGTTTGAGCGCGGGGTGGATCCTGAAGGGGTTGCCCGCGCAGCGCGCCGGGCCGCCGGGATCATTGCCGACCTCTCAGGGGGACGGGTCCTGCGCTCTGGGGTGGATGCCTATCCGGCGCCGGTGCCCAGGCCGGTGATCAGGCTGCGGCTTCCGCGCCTGGAGCGCGTACTGGGCGTGGAGATACCGCCTGGTGAGGTCGTGGCCGTTCTTGCCCGGCTCGGGCTGGATGCGCGCCGGGAGGGGGATTCGGTAATCGCCGTGCCCCCGGTAGGCCGAAGGGATCTGGAGCGCGAGGAAGACCTCGTCGAGGAAGTGGCCCGCCACCACGGCTACGACCGGATTCCAGAGGCGATGCCGCGCGAGGTCATGCAGCAGGGACGCCGCCCTGTCACGCTGGAGGCCGAGGGCGCGGCGCGCGACGCGCTCGTGCGTGCCGGCCTGACCGAGGCGATGACGCTGTCGCTCATCCATCCGCGCGTGCTGGACCGTCTGGGGGTCGGGGAGGACGATCCGTGGCGCCTGGCCGTGCCCATCTCCAATCCGCTCACTGCCGACCACACCCATCTGCGGTCCGCCCTTCTTCCAGGGCTGCTGGAGGCGGTGCGGATCAATGTCGCGCGGCGGCGGGGAGCGATCCACCTGTTTGAGATCGGCCGGACATTCCGGGCTGAAGGCGGCGCGGTGAGGGAGCGGCGCGCACTTGCGATAGCGTTGCATGGGGCGTGGCTGGCCGGGTTCTGGGAAGACGCCCGAGACCTGCGCGATGCCACGCTGCTGCACCTGAAGGGCGTGCTGGAGACCCTCTCGGCCGAGCTGCGAGCAGGACCGCTCGTGGTGGAGGCCGGCGGTCCTGCGTGGATGCACCCGGCGCGGTGTGGACGCGTCAGCGTCGGCGGCGCAGAGGTTGGGGTGATGGGAGAGCTGCATCCACAGGTTGCCGCCCGTCTTGATATTCCAGGCCGCACCTGCGTGAGCGAGATGGATCTGGATGCACTGCTCGGCCACGCCGTACTTCAGCCCAGATTCGCGGACATGCCGCGGTATCCGGCCGTGGTGCGCGACGTTGCCCTGGTGGCACCGCTGGATCTGCCCCACGCGGCGGTGCAAGGAGCGCTGGTCGAGGCCGGCGGCGCACTGCTGGAGTCGGCGGAGTTGTTCGACGCCTACGCAGGCCCGCCGCTCGCTCAGGGGACGCGCAACCTGGCCTACACACTGACGTTTCGCGCTCCGGACCGCACCCTCACCGGCGAGGAGATCGAGGGCCTGATGCTGGAGATATGCACGGCCGTGGCCGCGCGCCTGCCGGTTGCGGTCCGCGCATAGGTATGCCGGGACGGCATGTGGGGCATTGTCTCTGATGAGCGGGCGTCCTGGAGGTGGTCGGTGTGACGTGGCTTGACTGGATCGCGGTGGTGATGCTGATCGGGTTCGTCGTGCAGGGAGTGTTCAAGGGCGGCGTCGCATCCCTGCTGGGCGGGGTGGCGCTGGTGGTTGCCTACGCGGCCGCGGCGATCACCTTCCCGGCCCTGGGCGAGCGCATCACGAGAGGGAGCCCCCTGCCCCTGGAATGGGGGCGGACCGTTGGGTTCGTCCTGGCCTTCCTGGTCGCGTACACGCTGCTGGCCGTGCTGATCAGCATCCTCCCGGGCGGAAAGCGACCCGGCCTGCCCGCCCAAGTCCTGGGGATTCTCACCGGCGCTCTCAAGGCCCTGGTCGCGGCCATGGCCGGGGTGGGAATCCTGCTGGCTTCACCTCTGTCCGACACGATCGCTCAGGACGTCGAGCGGTCGCCTATCGTGCGGTACGTGGCGGTGGCTCAGCGAGGCGCCATCACCCACCTTCAACGGATCAGCCCGATCCCTTTCCCGCCGGTCGGCCCGGACCACAAGTTCTGACGAGCCCCACGTGTTGCAGAACCGGGCGGTCGCACAACGGTTTGCGCTGATAGCCGATCTGCTCGAGATAGGGGGCGAATCGGTCTTCCGCATCAACGCCTACCGCCGGGCAGCCCGAGCCATGGAAGGGCTCTCAGAGGATGTCGCCACGGTCGCCGCCCGCGGAGGCCTTACCGAGATCCCCGGCATAGGCAAGGCCCTGGCGGAGAAGATCGTCGAGTTCCTGGCAACCGGCGCGATGCACGCCTACGAAGAACTGGCCGCATCGCTCCCGCCTGGGCTTGCCACCCTGATGACCGTGCCCGAGGTCGGGCCCAAGACCGCGCTGCTGCTGCACGAGCATCTGGGCATCTCGACGCTGGACGAACTGGAGGCCGCGGCCGCCGCTGGCCGCATCCGCGAGCTGCCGCGCATGGGTCAGCGGACCGAGGAGGCCATACTGCGCGGCATCGCGATGGTGCGCCGCCAGGCCGGGCGCCGGCCCCTGGGCTTTGCCCTGCCCGTGGCAGAGGCGCTGGTCGAGCGGCTGCGGGCGGTCGCGGGGGTAAGACAGATCAGCGCCGCTGGCAGCATCCGCCGCATGAGAGAGACCGTGGGCGACCTGGACATCCTGGTGACCAGCCGGGCGCCCGCGCGGGTGATGGAGGCCTTCACCACGTCGCCCGAAGTGAGCGAGGTCCTATCCCGGGGCTCCACGCGGTCGTCGGTGGTGCTGGACGCCGGGCTGCAGGCCGACCTGCGCGTTGTGGAGCCCGTCGCGTATGGTGCGGCACTGCAGTACTTCACCGGGAGCAAGGAGCACAACATCGCCCTGCGCGAGAGGGCTGCCCGCGCCGGGTTGAAGCTCAACGAGTACGGCCTGTGGCGGTCCGGGGGCGGTCGCGGCGGTCACGACCGCCGCGTGGCCGGTCGCACAGAAGCCGGCATCTACCGTGCCCTGGGCCTGGTCTGGATACCACCCGAACTCCGGGAGGACAAGGGCGAGATCGAGGCGGCGGAGGCAGGCCGGCTACCCCGGTTGATCGAGGTTGAGGACATCCGCGGCGAGGTTCACGCGCACACGTCGTGGAGCGACGGCGCCGATACCGTCGAGCAGATCGCCGCCGCCGCAGTGGCGATGGGATACGAGTACGTCTGCATCACCGATCACTCGCAGTCGCTCAAGGTCGCGCGAGGAGTGGCGGCCGTGGACCTGCGTGACCACATCCGGCAGGTCCGTTCTCTCTCCGACGGTATGGGGATCGCCGTGCTCATCGGCACCGAGTGCGACATCACCGCCGATGGCACCCTGGACTACCCCGACGACCTGCTGGCCGACCTCGACCTGGTGATCGCATCGGTGCACACCCGCTTCCGAATGAGCCGTGATGCCATGACGTTGCGCATAGTGCGGGCGATGGAGAGCGAGCACGTGGACATCCTGGGCCACCCCACCGGCCGGCTGCTCGGCGCGCGTGACCCCTACGAGGTGGATATCGAGGCGGTGGTGGATGCCGCGGCCCGAACCGGTACTGCTCTCGAGATCAACGCCGCGCCCGAGCGCCTGGACCTCAAGGACACCGACGTCCGCCTGGCCAGGGAGCGGGGGGCGCGCCTGGCGATCGGCACCGATGCGCACTCGTGCGCACAGTTGCGCTACATGCCGCTTGGGGTGGGAACCGCCCGGCGCGGCTGGGTCGAGGCAAAGGATGTCATCAACACGTTGCCGCTTGCGTCGCTGCGCGATGTGCTCGGGCGCCGGGGGGTCCGCCAGCGGCGCAGCCCGTGAGATGAGGCAGTTCCGACCACTTCCGCGCAGTTTCTTCGCACGGCACACGGTGGCCGTCGCCCGCGCCCTGCTGGGCCATCTGCTTGTCCACGAGACGCCGTCCGGAGTGCTCGTGGGCCGCATCGTGGAGACCGAGGCCTACCGGGGGGCGGACGATCCTGCCAGCCATGCCTTCAGGCAAACCCCGCGCAGCGCGATCATGTTTGGCCGGCCCGGGATCGCCTACGTCTACCGCGCGTTTGGGCTGCACGCCTGCCTGAACGTTGTCACCGAGCCCGAGGGACGGCCAGGGGCAGTGCTCCTGCGGGCTGTCGAGCCCGCTGCTCCAGGCCCCGGCCGCCTGACCGTTGCGATGGCGGTCGGCTTGGAGCACAACGGGGCCGATCTCACCGCACCGCCGCTCTACCTGGCCCATGGCGGTCGCCGCCGCGTCGCCGTTGCCGTCGGTCCGCGTATCGGGGTCAGCGCGGCCACGGACCGCGCGTGGCGGTTCGGACTGGACGGCCACCCCGCGCTCTCGCGGCGGTTTCCCTCTCGTCTATAATGAAGAGGTGTCAATCCTGGTCCTGTTTCTGGACGGCGTCGGCCTCGGCGAGCCCGATCCCGCGATCAACCCGTTCGCGAAGACGGCGACACCAACGCTGCGCCGGCTGCTCGGCGGCCCGATGGTTGCCCAGGAGACGGTCAGCCGCCCGGGGGTGCTGCTGCTGTCCGCGGACGCAACCCTGGGCGTCGCTGGACTGCCGCAGAGCGCGACCGGACAGACCGCGCTGCTCACCGGATGCAACGCGCCGGCGATCGCCGGCCGGCACGTGAGCACGTACCCTACCGCGGAGTTGCGGGATCTGCTCTCGGAGCATAGCATCTTTGCCCGGGCGCGACGGCGCGGCCTGCGCGTGGTACTGGCGAACACATACAGCCCGGAGTATTTCTCCGCGGTGGCGCTCCGGCGACTCAGGGTGGCGGCGGTCACGTACGCTGCGCAGGCCGCGGGAGTCCGGCTGCGCTCGATTGACGATCTGCGCTCCGGGCGCGCGGTCTTCCACGACCTTGTCAACCTCCGACTGCGCAGGTGGGGGCACGACGTCCAGGCGCTGACCCCGCGGCTGGCCGGTCACCGTCTGAGCGAGATCGCCGCGGACGCGGACCTGACCTTCTTCGAGTTCTTTCTGACGGACCTTGCGGCACACGGACGCACAGCCCTTTCCCCGGATGCCGTGATCGGCATGATGGACGAACTGCTGGCCGGCATCATCGAGCGACTCGACGCCCGGACGACCCTTCTCGTAACCAGCGATCACGGCAACATCGAAGACTGCCGCACGAGCGCGCACACCAGGTACCCCGTGCCTGTCCTGGCCATCGGCTCCCAGAGCGGCGCCTTCCGGGATGTCCGCACGATCACCGATGTCGCGCCCGCGATTCTCTCCGCGCTGGGTGGCAACGAACCCGTGAAGGCAGCGCGGTCCGGCGGGGCACGGTCCGGCGGGGCACGGCCCGGCATGGTGTCCAGGTGAGGGGCTTGCCCGCCGACGGGCGCACCCTTCGAGTGCTCGAGTTCCCCAAGATCCTCGCGGCGCTGGCCGAGGGCACCGTGACGCCCATGGGGCGCGAGCTGGCGCTGCGCCTGCTGCCGGAGTGCGACTGCGAGGCGGTACGCGCGGCGCTGGAGGTTACCGCGGAGGCGGTGGCCGTAGCCGCGGAGTCCGAGATCCAGGTGCGGGGGGCGCGCGACATCCGGCCGCTGGCCACCAGGGCGGCATCGGGCGGAATGCTCGATCCCCTGGAACTGCTCGACGTGGCGCAGACCCTGGAGGTCACCCGGCGCGTCCAATCCCACCTGCGCTCCCGTCGCGCCCTGGCCCCGCGTCTGGCAGCGCTGGCCGACCGTCTGACCGCGCTGCCGGAGTTGGAGACGGAGATCGGCCGGGCCCTGGACGGCCAGGGTCGCGTTCTGAGCACGGCCTCGCCTGATCTGCGCCGGATCCGCGACGAGCACCAGGCAGTGGAGCGACGTCTGCGCGAGTCGCTGGAGAGGATGCTTCACGATTCGGCGGTCGCGCGCTACCTGCAGGAGTCGCTTGTAACCGTACGGGGTGATCGGTTCGTTCTACCCGTGCGGGCCGAGCATCGCGCACAGTTCCCGGGTATTGTGCACGACGCGAGCGCAAGCGGGGCCACGCTCTTCATGGAGCCGCTGGCACTGGTCCCGTTGGGCAACAGGCGGCGTGAGCTGGATGCCGCGGAGCGCGAGGAGATTCTTCAGATCCTGCGCAGGCTGTCGGGTATGGTTGGTGAACAC
This DNA window, taken from Armatimonadota bacterium, encodes the following:
- a CDS encoding DNA-3-methyladenine glycosylase, translating into MRQFRPLPRSFFARHTVAVARALLGHLLVHETPSGVLVGRIVETEAYRGADDPASHAFRQTPRSAIMFGRPGIAYVYRAFGLHACLNVVTEPEGRPGAVLLRAVEPAAPGPGRLTVAMAVGLEHNGADLTAPPLYLAHGGRRRVAVAVGPRIGVSAATDRAWRFGLDGHPALSRRFPSRL
- a CDS encoding metalloenzyme, which gives rise to MAVAAASPLPSVRVSGSARPRTARGGSDWTATPRSRGGFPLVYNEEVSILVLFLDGVGLGEPDPAINPFAKTATPTLRRLLGGPMVAQETVSRPGVLLLSADATLGVAGLPQSATGQTALLTGCNAPAIAGRHVSTYPTAELRDLLSEHSIFARARRRGLRVVLANTYSPEYFSAVALRRLRVAAVTYAAQAAGVRLRSIDDLRSGRAVFHDLVNLRLRRWGHDVQALTPRLAGHRLSEIAADADLTFFEFFLTDLAAHGRTALSPDAVIGMMDELLAGIIERLDARTTLLVTSDHGNIEDCRTSAHTRYPVPVLAIGSQSGAFRDVRTITDVAPAILSALGGNEPVKAARSGGARSGGARPGMVSR